The Aminithiophilus ramosus genome contains a region encoding:
- the infC gene encoding translation initiation factor IF-3 has product MAAKPDSEPRINEEIRVHEVLLIDDQGVKVGVIPTRQALALAEERELDLVEVAPLAKPPVCRVMDYGKYRFMQQKRDKDTRKKQKTQSVKEMKMRPKIDVHDYDFKVKAIRSFLQGGHRVKVSIFFRGREMAFQDKGREVLDRVVVDCNDLGKIDAYPRMEGRYMRMMLAPLQVTAPIAAKKIEPKAVPASSEAEKA; this is encoded by the coding sequence ATAGCCGCAAAGCCCGATTCGGAACCTCGCATCAACGAAGAGATCAGGGTCCACGAAGTCCTTCTCATCGACGATCAGGGCGTCAAGGTCGGTGTCATTCCGACGCGCCAGGCCCTTGCCCTGGCCGAGGAGAGGGAGCTCGATCTCGTCGAGGTGGCCCCTCTGGCCAAGCCCCCCGTCTGTCGCGTCATGGACTACGGCAAGTACCGTTTCATGCAGCAGAAGAGGGACAAGGACACCCGCAAGAAGCAGAAGACCCAGAGCGTGAAGGAAATGAAGATGCGGCCCAAGATCGATGTCCACGACTACGATTTCAAGGTCAAGGCCATTCGCAGTTTCCTCCAGGGCGGTCACAGGGTGAAGGTCTCCATCTTCTTCCGGGGGAGGGAGATGGCCTTTCAGGACAAGGGGCGCGAGGTTCTCGACCGTGTTGTTGTCGACTGCAACGATTTGGGCAAGATCGATGCCTATCCTCGCATGGAGGGGCGCTATATGCGCATGATGTTGGCCCCTCTGCAGGTTACCGCGCCGATTGCGGCGAAAAAAATCGAGCCGAAGGCCGTCCCCGCGTCGTCGGAGGCCGAGAAGGCTTAG
- the rpmI gene encoding 50S ribosomal protein L35 — protein MPKMKTHSATKKRFRLTGGGKVVYQKSGRRHLTGHKGASRIRRLRQQGVLTETLTRTVKTLLPYA, from the coding sequence ATGCCGAAAATGAAGACCCATTCCGCCACGAAGAAACGCTTCCGCCTCACCGGCGGCGGCAAGGTCGTATACCAGAAGAGCGGTCGCCGTCACCTCACGGGACACAAGGGCGCGAGCCGCATCCGTCGCCTCCGTCAGCAGGGAGTTCTGACGGAGACACTGACGCGGACGGTCAAGACCCTTCTGCCCTACGCCTAG
- the thrS gene encoding threonine--tRNA ligase → MSIFSAPDGRSFEAQSVTPSEALDRWGLRKGAVAARVDGSLADLTTTLTESATVEPVAADSEEGLEILRHSTSHLMAQAVRRLYPGTKVAIGPAIKEGFYYDMDVAGTVTEGDLKRIEDEMRRIVKEALPVERLFLPREKALELFRSEGEIYKVELVEGLADEEISLYRQGEYVDLCRGPHVANTSQLRHFKLLSLAGAYWRGDEKNVMLTRIYGTAFAGKEDLEAYLKRIEEAKRRDHRKLGRELDLFSLQDEGPGFPFFHPKGMTIRNLLIRFWQKEHRRAGYQEIMTPLILDRDLWIRSGHWDHYRENMYFTEIDEAPFAIKPMNCPGGILVYKSQIRSYRDLPLRMAELGTVHRHERSGVLHGLMRVRCFTQDDAHLYVTPDQIKAEIKGIMDLVQHIYKDVFGFSYRVELSTRPEKAMGDPVLWDRAERALQEALEEKGVPYRLNPGDGAFYGPKIDFHLEDCIGRTWQCGTIQLDFQLPEKFDMTYIGPDGAQHRPVMLHRTVLGSLERFMGILIEHYAGAFPFWMAPFQVRLLPVKEDFLPWASSVEATLKGWGVRVEVDRRDEKLGKKIRDAQLQKVPFMIVIGEREAESGQVSVRERSRGDLGSFTLEAFRQLLLEEFNPLDDEPSLHRCVPLS, encoded by the coding sequence ATGTCCATCTTTTCCGCTCCCGACGGCCGTTCCTTCGAGGCCCAGTCGGTCACTCCCTCGGAAGCCCTCGATCGCTGGGGACTCAGGAAGGGCGCCGTTGCGGCCCGCGTCGACGGTTCCCTCGCCGATCTGACGACCACCCTGACGGAATCGGCCACGGTCGAGCCCGTCGCGGCCGATTCCGAGGAGGGGCTCGAAATCCTGCGTCATTCCACCTCTCATCTCATGGCCCAGGCCGTTCGCCGACTCTATCCCGGCACGAAGGTCGCCATCGGTCCGGCCATCAAAGAGGGGTTCTACTACGATATGGACGTCGCCGGAACTGTCACGGAAGGCGACCTGAAGCGGATCGAAGACGAGATGCGCCGCATCGTCAAGGAGGCCCTCCCCGTCGAGCGCCTTTTCCTTCCGCGTGAGAAGGCCCTCGAGCTCTTCCGCTCCGAGGGGGAGATCTACAAGGTCGAGCTCGTCGAAGGACTGGCCGACGAGGAAATCTCGCTCTACCGCCAGGGCGAATATGTCGATCTCTGCCGGGGACCTCACGTCGCCAACACCTCCCAGCTGCGCCACTTCAAGCTCCTCTCCCTGGCCGGGGCCTACTGGCGCGGTGACGAGAAGAACGTCATGCTCACCCGCATCTACGGGACGGCCTTCGCCGGGAAAGAGGACCTCGAGGCCTATCTGAAGCGCATCGAGGAGGCCAAGCGTCGCGACCACCGCAAGCTGGGGCGCGAGCTCGATCTTTTCAGTCTTCAGGACGAGGGGCCCGGCTTTCCCTTCTTCCACCCCAAGGGGATGACGATCCGCAATCTGCTCATCCGCTTCTGGCAGAAGGAGCACCGTCGCGCCGGCTATCAGGAGATCATGACGCCCCTCATCCTGGACCGGGACCTCTGGATCCGTTCGGGCCATTGGGATCACTACAGGGAGAACATGTACTTCACCGAAATCGACGAGGCTCCCTTCGCCATCAAGCCCATGAACTGCCCCGGCGGCATCCTTGTCTACAAGAGCCAGATCCGCAGCTACCGCGACCTTCCCCTCCGCATGGCCGAGCTGGGGACCGTCCATCGTCACGAGCGCTCCGGCGTCCTTCACGGCCTCATGAGAGTCCGCTGCTTCACGCAGGACGACGCCCATCTCTACGTGACGCCCGACCAGATCAAGGCGGAGATCAAAGGGATCATGGATCTCGTCCAGCACATCTACAAGGATGTCTTCGGCTTCTCCTACCGGGTGGAGCTGTCGACTCGGCCCGAAAAGGCCATGGGTGATCCCGTCCTCTGGGACAGGGCCGAGAGGGCCCTTCAGGAGGCCCTGGAGGAGAAGGGCGTCCCCTATCGCCTCAACCCCGGCGACGGCGCCTTCTACGGCCCCAAGATCGACTTCCACCTCGAGGACTGCATCGGCCGCACCTGGCAGTGCGGGACGATTCAGCTCGATTTCCAGCTCCCCGAGAAGTTCGACATGACCTATATCGGTCCCGACGGTGCCCAACACCGCCCCGTCATGCTTCATCGAACCGTTCTGGGCAGTCTTGAGCGTTTCATGGGCATCCTCATCGAACACTATGCAGGGGCCTTCCCCTTCTGGATGGCTCCTTTCCAGGTCCGCCTCCTCCCCGTCAAAGAGGACTTTCTTCCCTGGGCCTCTTCCGTCGAGGCCACGCTCAAGGGGTGGGGCGTCCGCGTCGAAGTGGACAGACGAGACGAGAAGCTGGGCAAGAAGATCCGCGATGCCCAGCTCCAGAAGGTTCCCTTCATGATCGTCATCGGCGAGAGGGAGGCCGAATCGGGCCAGGTCTCCGTACGGGAACGAAGCCGCGGCGATCTGGGCTCGTTCACCCTGGAGGCCTTCCGCCAACTGCTCCTGGAGGAGTTCAACCCCCTCGACGACGAGCCCTCGCTGCATCGGTGCGTGCCCCTCTCTTGA